Below is a window of bacterium DNA.
AGATTGGAGATAGAATGGATGAAGGAACTGAGCTTGGCAACTTAGGTATTGCCTATCGTTCTTTAGGTCAATATCAGAAGGCGATTGAATATTTTGAAGAGGCACTGAAGATAGCTAAGGAGATTGGGGATAGGCAGGGTGAAGGAAGTCGTCTTGGCAACTTAGGTAATGCCTATTACTCCTTATGTCAATACCAGCAAGCTATCGATTATTATGAACAGGCACTGAAGATAGCTAAAGAGATTGGGGATAGACAAGGTAAGGAAGACTGGATTGGTAACATGGGTAATGTCTTCCTTTCCTTAAAGGAATACCAAAAGGCAATAAACTGCTATGAAGAGGCAAGAAAGATTGCTGAGGAACTCGGGGATATCTTAGGGATTGGAATTACTACCGGTCAACTTGGCAGAGTTTGTGAAGATAAGGG
It encodes the following:
- a CDS encoding tetratricopeptide repeat protein, whose translation is IGDRMDEGTELGNLGIAYRSLGQYQKAIEYFEEALKIAKEIGDRQGEGSRLGNLGNAYYSLCQYQQAIDYYEQALKIAKEIGDRQGKEDWIGNMGNVFLSLKEYQKAINCYEEARKIAEELGDILGIGITTGQLGRVCEDKGEYQSAISSYLKASLLFKELESPYLENILNHLNRLKEFLGEEKFKQYIMKIQEEV